From one Microbacterium sp. 10M-3C3 genomic stretch:
- the rpsR gene encoding 30S ribosomal protein S18, with translation MAGKATGDRRKPRKGAKNAAPAKAIRVGVIDYKDVATLRKFISERGKIRARRITGVSVQEQRLIARAIKNAREMALLPYSGAGR, from the coding sequence ATGGCTGGAAAGGCCACCGGCGATCGCCGGAAGCCGCGGAAGGGCGCGAAGAACGCCGCCCCCGCGAAGGCGATCCGCGTCGGCGTCATCGACTACAAGGACGTCGCGACCCTCCGCAAGTTCATCTCGGAGCGCGGCAAGATCCGCGCCCGTCGTATCACCGGTGTCTCGGTGCAGGAGCAGCGCCTCATCGCTCGCGCGATCAAGAACGCGCGCGAGATGGCGCTCCTGCCCTACTCCGGCGCCGGCCGCTAA
- a CDS encoding single-stranded DNA-binding protein — protein MAGETVITVVGNLTADPELRYTQNGLPVANFTIASTPRTFDRQANEWKDGEALFLRASVWRDFAEHVAGSLTKGARVIATGRLKQRSYQDREGNNRTAIELEVDEIGPSLRYATAQVTRAASSGGGGGQPRQQAQVADEPWSTPGSSSGGGDAWSTPGSYGDDTPF, from the coding sequence ATGGCCGGCGAGACCGTCATCACCGTCGTGGGCAACCTGACGGCCGACCCCGAGCTGCGCTACACGCAGAACGGGCTGCCGGTGGCGAACTTCACCATCGCATCCACGCCCCGCACGTTCGACCGTCAGGCGAACGAGTGGAAGGACGGCGAGGCGCTCTTCCTGCGCGCCTCGGTGTGGCGCGACTTCGCCGAGCACGTGGCCGGCTCGCTGACGAAGGGTGCCCGCGTCATCGCGACCGGTCGCCTCAAGCAGCGCTCCTACCAGGACCGTGAGGGCAACAACCGCACCGCGATCGAGCTGGAGGTCGACGAGATCGGCCCGTCGCTGCGCTACGCCACCGCACAGGTGACGCGCGCCGCGAGCTCGGGTGGCGGCGGCGGACAGCCCCGCCAGCAGGCGCAGGTCGCCGACGAGCCGTGGTCGACCCCCGGGTCCTCCTCGGGCGGCGGCGACGCGTGGTCCACGCCCGGCTCCTACGGAGACGACACCCCCTTCTGA
- the rpsF gene encoding 30S ribosomal protein S6, protein MTHQYELMVIFDPEVDERQVAPKLDGFLKVITTDGGTIDNVDIWGRRRLAYEIKKKNEGIYAVVNFTASSEATQELDRQLKLNEQIMRTKVLRAEEAIAQVAAEAQRKEAKAARKASVPETRTAKKDS, encoded by the coding sequence GTGACGCACCAGTACGAACTCATGGTCATCTTCGACCCCGAGGTCGACGAGCGCCAGGTCGCTCCGAAGCTCGACGGTTTCCTCAAGGTCATCACGACCGATGGGGGCACCATCGACAACGTCGACATCTGGGGCCGCCGCCGTCTGGCCTACGAGATCAAGAAGAAGAACGAGGGCATCTACGCCGTCGTCAACTTCACGGCGTCCAGCGAGGCCACGCAGGAGCTCGACCGTCAGCTCAAGCTGAACGAGCAGATCATGCGCACCAAGGTCCTCCGCGCCGAGGAGGCCATCGCGCAGGTCGCCGCCGAGGCGCAGCGCAAGGAGGCCAAGGCCGCCCGCAAGGCGTCCGTGCCCGAGACCCGGACGGCCAAGAAGGACTCCTGA
- a CDS encoding 3-hydroxybutyrate dehydrogenase: MTVDLTGRSALVTGGASGIGAACARAFAAAGARVTVADVDAAGAEAVASEIGGTSWVVDLSDPAALVDRRLDVDILVNNAGVQHVSPIEEFQPERFSFMMRLMLEAPFLLIRAALPAMYERGFGRILNLSSVHGLVASPYKAAYVAAKHGLEGLSKVTALEGGPCGVTSNCIDPGYVRSPLVEKQIADQARLHGIPESEVVEDVLLAEAAIKRLVEPAEVASLALWLAGPDAGMVTGASYTMDGGWSAR; the protein is encoded by the coding sequence ATGACGGTCGACCTGACCGGCCGCTCCGCCCTCGTCACCGGGGGCGCGAGCGGCATCGGGGCCGCGTGCGCCCGCGCGTTCGCCGCGGCAGGTGCCCGCGTGACCGTCGCGGACGTCGACGCGGCCGGCGCCGAGGCCGTGGCATCCGAGATCGGCGGCACGTCATGGGTCGTCGACCTCTCCGATCCCGCGGCGCTCGTCGACAGACGGCTCGACGTCGACATCCTCGTCAACAACGCCGGGGTCCAGCACGTCAGCCCGATCGAGGAGTTCCAGCCGGAGCGGTTCTCGTTCATGATGCGGCTGATGCTCGAGGCGCCGTTCCTCCTCATCCGCGCGGCGCTGCCGGCGATGTACGAGCGCGGATTCGGCCGCATCCTCAACCTCTCGAGCGTGCACGGTCTCGTCGCCTCGCCGTACAAGGCGGCCTATGTCGCCGCGAAGCACGGCCTGGAGGGCCTCTCGAAGGTGACGGCTCTGGAGGGCGGGCCCTGCGGTGTGACGAGCAACTGCATCGACCCGGGCTACGTGCGCTCGCCGCTGGTCGAGAAGCAGATCGCCGACCAGGCGCGTCTGCACGGGATCCCCGAATCGGAGGTGGTCGAGGACGTGCTGCTGGCCGAGGCGGCGATCAAGCGCCTCGTCGAACCCGCCGAGGTCGCCTCCCTCGCTCTGTGGCTCGCGGGGCCCGACGCGGGCATGGTCACGGGCGCGAGCTACACGATGGACGGCGGCTGGTCGGCCCGCTGA
- a CDS encoding MFS transporter has protein sequence MHSDARGTAAAPGTPSKLKRIVAASMAGTVVEWYEFFLYATAASLVFGTYFFPQTGSPLDGIIAAFVTYAVGFVARPLGGIVFGQIGDRFGRKPTLQATIVIVGVATFLMGCLPGFASVGYWAPAMLVALRFIQGFAVGGEWGGAVLLVAEQSPDRSRAFWSSWPQAAVPVGNLLATLVLLITSWVLSSAAFLEWGWQIAFWLSAVIVLVGFYIRRHVEEAPIFLEAKAQVEAEKAVSYGVVEVLRRYPVGVLQAMGVRFAENIVYYIVVSFSIVYLRVVHEYDTSQLLLALLIAHVVHFAVIPQLGRLADRWGRRPVYLLGAVLSATWAFFAFPLFDTLNPVLIVLAVTIGLVFHAFMYAPQPAVMAELFPTRMRYSGVSLGAQVTAILAGSLAPILATQWLKDFGSWLPIALYIVAACVLTAIAVLSLRETKGVSLQAIDDADAALTAARAGATAR, from the coding sequence ATGCACTCGGATGCACGCGGCACCGCAGCCGCCCCCGGAACCCCCAGCAAGCTCAAGCGCATCGTCGCCGCCTCGATGGCGGGGACGGTCGTGGAGTGGTACGAGTTCTTCCTGTACGCCACCGCCGCGAGCCTCGTGTTCGGCACGTACTTCTTCCCGCAGACCGGCTCGCCGCTGGACGGCATCATCGCCGCCTTCGTCACGTACGCCGTGGGCTTCGTCGCGCGTCCGCTGGGCGGCATCGTGTTCGGCCAGATCGGCGACCGGTTCGGCCGGAAGCCGACGCTGCAGGCGACGATCGTCATCGTCGGGGTCGCCACGTTCCTCATGGGATGCCTGCCGGGCTTCGCGTCGGTCGGCTACTGGGCGCCGGCGATGCTCGTCGCCCTCCGCTTCATCCAGGGGTTCGCCGTCGGCGGCGAGTGGGGCGGGGCGGTGCTGCTCGTCGCCGAGCAGAGCCCGGACCGCTCCCGCGCGTTCTGGTCGAGCTGGCCGCAGGCGGCCGTCCCGGTGGGCAACCTGCTCGCCACCCTCGTGCTGCTCATCACCTCGTGGGTGCTCAGCTCGGCGGCGTTCCTCGAGTGGGGCTGGCAAATCGCGTTCTGGCTGTCGGCCGTCATCGTGCTCGTCGGCTTCTACATCCGCCGTCACGTCGAGGAGGCGCCGATCTTCCTCGAGGCCAAGGCCCAGGTCGAGGCCGAGAAGGCCGTCTCGTACGGCGTCGTCGAGGTGCTGCGCCGCTACCCGGTGGGCGTCCTGCAGGCGATGGGCGTGCGCTTCGCCGAGAACATCGTCTACTACATCGTCGTGAGCTTCTCGATCGTGTACCTCAGGGTCGTGCACGAGTACGACACGAGCCAGCTGCTGCTCGCCCTGCTGATCGCGCACGTCGTGCACTTCGCCGTCATTCCCCAGCTGGGTCGGCTGGCCGACCGCTGGGGACGCCGGCCGGTGTACCTGCTGGGCGCTGTGCTCAGCGCGACGTGGGCGTTCTTCGCGTTCCCGCTGTTCGACACCCTCAACCCCGTCCTCATCGTGCTGGCCGTGACGATCGGCCTCGTTTTCCACGCGTTCATGTACGCCCCGCAGCCGGCGGTCATGGCCGAGCTGTTCCCCACGCGGATGCGGTACTCCGGCGTCTCCCTCGGCGCCCAGGTGACCGCGATCCTGGCCGGCTCGCTCGCTCCGATCCTCGCGACGCAGTGGCTCAAAGACTTCGGCTCGTGGCTGCCGATCGCCCTCTACATCGTCGCGGCGTGCGTTCTCACCGCGATCGCGGTGCTGTCGCTGCGGGAGACGAAGGGTGTCTCGCTCCAGGCGATCGACGACGCGGATGCGGCGCTCACGGCCGCCCGCGCGGGGGCGACCGCCCGATGA
- a CDS encoding LysR family transcriptional regulator: protein MDGSPRVRADDLLVLLAVARTGRYTAAAEHLGVDHTTIARRISALEDALGGRVVAQTSAGWQLTDLGRHAADTGGRVEAAMSQLAVGDAAPDPVAGVVRLSATDGFSAYIAAPAIALLREAHPRLSVEVVTATRRGAAHRPGLDLEVVVGKPQTARAHAVELGEYTLGMYASRDYLARHGLPTTADELQEHRLVYFVDSMLQVEALDLPRRLVPRMQDGLTSTNVFVHVEATRAGAGVGLLPCFAADRHDDLVRLLPDVFAERLPYWMIVRAESMRLPAVTAVADALRAQTAASATLLAGRG, encoded by the coding sequence ATGGACGGCTCTCCTCGTGTGCGCGCCGACGACCTGCTGGTGCTTCTCGCCGTCGCCCGCACGGGCCGCTACACCGCCGCGGCGGAGCATCTTGGAGTCGACCACACCACGATCGCGCGGCGGATCTCCGCGCTCGAGGACGCGCTCGGCGGCCGAGTCGTCGCTCAGACGTCGGCCGGGTGGCAGCTGACCGACCTCGGCCGTCACGCCGCCGACACGGGCGGTCGCGTCGAGGCGGCCATGTCGCAGCTCGCGGTCGGCGACGCGGCACCCGACCCGGTCGCCGGCGTCGTGCGCCTGTCGGCGACCGACGGCTTCAGCGCCTATATCGCCGCTCCGGCGATCGCCCTGCTGCGCGAGGCCCATCCGCGCCTGAGCGTCGAGGTGGTCACCGCGACGCGCCGCGGCGCCGCCCATCGCCCGGGGCTGGACCTCGAGGTCGTCGTCGGGAAGCCCCAGACCGCACGAGCCCACGCGGTCGAGCTCGGCGAGTACACGCTCGGCATGTACGCCTCGCGCGACTACCTCGCTCGCCATGGGCTGCCCACGACAGCCGACGAACTGCAGGAGCATCGCCTGGTGTACTTCGTCGATTCGATGCTGCAGGTCGAGGCGCTCGATCTGCCGCGCCGCCTCGTGCCCCGCATGCAGGACGGCCTGACCTCGACGAACGTCTTCGTGCACGTCGAGGCGACCCGGGCAGGGGCGGGCGTCGGGCTCCTGCCGTGCTTCGCCGCCGACCGCCACGACGACCTCGTGCGGCTGCTGCCCGACGTCTTCGCCGAACGGCTGCCGTACTGGATGATCGTGCGAGCCGAGTCGATGCGGCTGCCCGCCGTGACGGCCGTGGCCGACGCGCTGCGCGCGCAGACCGCCGCATCCGCCACCCTGCTGGCCGGCCGCGGCTGA
- a CDS encoding DUF779 domain-containing protein codes for MPDAAMSRVAVTDAAAALLRDLTAQHGPLMFHQSGGCCDGSSPMCYPVGMFLTGPSDVHLGAIDPSTGSGTEKLEPIEVYMSEAQFEYWKYTHLTIDVVPGRGAGFSVEGPTGMRFLIRSRMLTPAELEHFGLAPA; via the coding sequence ATGCCCGACGCAGCGATGAGCAGGGTCGCCGTGACGGATGCCGCGGCGGCCCTGCTGCGCGATCTCACCGCGCAGCACGGACCGCTGATGTTCCACCAGTCGGGCGGATGCTGCGACGGCAGCTCGCCCATGTGCTACCCCGTCGGGATGTTCCTCACCGGCCCGTCCGACGTGCATCTCGGCGCGATCGACCCTTCGACAGGCTCAGGGACCGAGAAGCTCGAGCCGATCGAGGTCTACATGTCGGAGGCGCAGTTCGAGTACTGGAAGTACACGCACCTCACGATCGATGTCGTGCCCGGCCGCGGCGCGGGCTTCAGCGTCGAGGGTCCGACGGGCATGCGCTTCCTCATCCGCTCCCGGATGCTGACCCCCGCCGAGCTCGAGCACTTCGGCCTCGCCCCCGCCTGA
- a CDS encoding aldehyde dehydrogenase family protein, which yields MTIVEEGVSSVYAAPGQRGAVAEYRSRYGHYIGGEWVDPIKGEYFEDITPVTGKPFCEVGRGTAEDIDRAVDAAWKAFASWKKTTPAERSVILNRIADRIEQNLEKIAVAETWENGKPVRETLAADIPLAVDHFRYFAGVLRAQEGTLSQLDDDTVAYHFHEPLGVVGQIIPWNFPILMATWKLAPALAAGNCVVLKPAEQTPASILFLFDLIGDLLPAGVVNIVNGFGIEAGAPLASHKRIRKIAFTGETTTGRLIMQYASQNLIPVTLELGGKSPNLFFEDVARSTSDAYYDKALEGFTMFALNQGEVCTCPSRSLIQRSIYDTFLSDGLERVKKVRQGNPLDPETMIGAQASNDQLEKILSYIDIGKQGGAKLLTGGERVDLGGELSGGYYVAPTVFEGTNDMRIFQEEIFGPVLSVTAFDDFDDAISIANDTLYGLGAGVWSRSGDLAYKAGRAIEAGRVWTNTYHQYPAHAAFGGYKQSGIGRENHLKMLDHYQQTKNLLVSYAEGAMGFF from the coding sequence ATGACGATCGTCGAAGAGGGCGTCTCGAGCGTCTACGCCGCACCCGGACAGCGCGGGGCGGTCGCCGAGTACCGCTCCCGTTACGGGCACTACATCGGCGGCGAATGGGTCGACCCGATCAAGGGCGAGTACTTCGAGGACATCACCCCGGTCACGGGCAAGCCGTTCTGCGAGGTCGGGCGCGGCACCGCCGAAGACATCGACCGGGCGGTGGATGCGGCGTGGAAGGCGTTCGCCTCGTGGAAGAAGACGACGCCGGCCGAGCGCAGCGTCATCCTGAACCGGATCGCCGACCGCATCGAGCAGAACCTGGAGAAGATCGCGGTCGCCGAGACGTGGGAGAACGGCAAGCCCGTCCGCGAGACGCTGGCCGCCGACATCCCGCTGGCCGTCGACCACTTCCGATACTTCGCCGGCGTGCTGCGCGCGCAGGAGGGCACGCTCAGCCAGCTCGACGACGACACCGTGGCCTACCACTTCCACGAGCCGCTGGGCGTGGTCGGCCAGATCATCCCGTGGAACTTCCCGATCCTCATGGCGACGTGGAAGCTCGCCCCCGCGCTCGCCGCGGGCAACTGCGTGGTGCTCAAGCCCGCCGAGCAGACGCCGGCGTCGATCCTGTTCCTGTTCGACCTCATCGGCGACCTGCTGCCGGCGGGAGTGGTGAACATCGTCAACGGCTTCGGGATCGAGGCGGGCGCGCCGCTCGCGTCGCACAAGCGGATCCGCAAGATCGCCTTCACCGGCGAGACGACGACCGGGCGCCTCATCATGCAGTACGCGTCTCAGAACCTCATCCCCGTCACCCTCGAGCTCGGGGGAAAGAGCCCGAACCTGTTCTTCGAGGACGTGGCGCGCAGCACGTCGGACGCCTACTACGACAAGGCGCTCGAGGGCTTCACGATGTTCGCGCTGAACCAGGGCGAGGTGTGCACGTGCCCGTCGCGCTCGCTCATCCAGCGCTCGATCTACGACACGTTCCTCTCCGACGGGCTGGAGCGCGTGAAGAAGGTGCGTCAGGGCAACCCGCTCGATCCCGAGACGATGATCGGTGCGCAGGCGTCGAACGATCAGCTGGAGAAGATCCTCAGCTACATCGACATCGGCAAGCAGGGTGGCGCGAAGCTCCTCACCGGCGGCGAGCGCGTCGACCTCGGCGGCGAACTGTCGGGCGGGTACTACGTCGCGCCGACGGTGTTCGAGGGCACGAACGACATGCGCATCTTCCAGGAGGAGATCTTCGGCCCGGTGCTGTCGGTCACGGCATTCGACGACTTCGACGACGCGATCTCGATCGCCAACGACACGCTCTACGGCCTGGGAGCGGGGGTGTGGAGCCGTAGCGGCGACCTCGCGTACAAGGCAGGGCGCGCCATCGAAGCCGGTCGTGTGTGGACGAACACCTACCACCAGTACCCGGCGCATGCCGCGTTCGGCGGGTACAAGCAGTCGGGCATCGGTCGAGAGAACCACCTCAAGATGCTCGACCACTATCAGCAGACGAAGAACCTGCTGGTGTCGTACGCCGAGGGCGCGATGGGCTTCTTCTGA
- a CDS encoding TetR/AcrR family transcriptional regulator, with protein sequence MARNETRRTALTDAGLAVLAAQGARGLTHRAVDARAGVPAGTASNYFRTRRALVDALVARIGERLAPRPDVHERLAQRAPTRALFADYIRDIVARLTTEREVAIALIELRLEASRTPEVADALGAWQRAGFDADVAFNEERGLPGDRRDIALFHYAIDGLLLDRLTTSIDPDTSTDDIVDALVERLLPRD encoded by the coding sequence ATGGCCCGCAATGAGACGCGCCGCACGGCTCTGACCGACGCGGGGCTCGCCGTGCTCGCCGCGCAGGGGGCGCGCGGGCTCACGCACCGCGCCGTCGACGCACGGGCGGGAGTACCGGCGGGTACCGCCTCCAACTACTTCCGCACGCGTCGCGCGCTCGTCGACGCCCTCGTCGCGCGGATCGGCGAACGGCTGGCCCCTCGGCCCGACGTGCACGAGCGCCTCGCCCAGCGCGCGCCCACGCGGGCACTCTTCGCGGACTACATCCGCGACATCGTCGCGCGGCTGACGACGGAGCGCGAGGTCGCGATCGCGCTGATCGAACTTCGCCTCGAAGCCTCGCGCACACCGGAGGTCGCCGACGCGCTCGGAGCATGGCAGCGCGCGGGTTTCGACGCCGATGTCGCATTCAACGAAGAGCGCGGGCTTCCCGGCGATCGCCGCGACATCGCGCTCTTCCACTACGCGATCGACGGGCTCCTGCTCGATCGGCTGACGACGTCGATCGATCCCGACACGTCCACCGACGACATCGTCGACGCGCTCGTCGAGCGGCTGCTGCCCCGCGACTGA
- a CDS encoding dihydrofolate reductase family protein codes for MRALTYFVATSLDGRIAAPDGLFDAFPMVGDHVDMLLREWRDTLPAAAAAALGVEPDGSRFDTVLMGWETYAAGFAQGVDDPYPHLRQVVFSRRHRDASVPAGVTLTDEDPRAVVRRLKAEPGGAGIWLCGGGVLAAQLADDIDRLVLKVNPLIFGAGRPLFAGDYTPRSFRLDRSRTYDSGVVVNEYSRS; via the coding sequence ATGCGCGCGCTCACCTACTTCGTCGCCACGTCGCTGGACGGCCGCATCGCCGCCCCCGACGGGCTCTTCGACGCGTTCCCGATGGTCGGCGATCACGTCGACATGCTGCTCCGCGAATGGCGCGACACCCTCCCCGCCGCTGCCGCCGCCGCGCTGGGGGTGGAGCCGGACGGCTCGCGATTCGACACCGTCCTCATGGGGTGGGAGACGTACGCGGCCGGATTCGCTCAGGGCGTCGACGACCCATACCCGCACCTGCGGCAGGTGGTCTTCAGCCGCCGTCATCGCGATGCGTCGGTGCCGGCCGGTGTGACGCTCACCGACGAGGATCCGCGCGCCGTCGTACGCCGACTGAAGGCCGAGCCCGGCGGCGCCGGCATCTGGCTCTGTGGCGGCGGCGTGCTGGCCGCGCAGCTCGCCGACGACATCGATCGCCTCGTCCTGAAGGTCAATCCGCTGATCTTCGGCGCGGGGCGGCCCCTCTTCGCCGGCGACTACACCCCGCGGTCGTTCCGCCTCGATCGTTCGCGGACCTACGACTCGGGTGTGGTCGTGAACGAGTACAGCCGGAGCTGA